In one window of Denticeps clupeoides chromosome 2, fDenClu1.1, whole genome shotgun sequence DNA:
- the vill gene encoding villin-1 produces the protein MSDETPDVFKSIQRKPGLQIWTINSMKMVPVPEQAYGNFFEGDCYIVLNQNQDPARSTDIHYWIGNTSSQDEQGSAAIYVTQMDSFLGGSPVQHREVQSCESAKFRSYFKNGLIYKKGGVASGFQHVETNVYNIRRLLHVKGTKNVTATEVEVSWNSFNSGDVFLLDMGKMIVQWNGPQSNRQEKLKGVLLAQDIRDRERGGRAQIGLVEGGSEEDGPELMKMMRAVLGQRAGQLRDAIPDDQPDFYQTAHVRLYSVSDASGKLVVQEVATQPLTKDLLQSSDCFIVDQGGAAIFVWKGKHATKEERHAALSNAVGFIKAKNYPTTTNVEVMCEGAESATFKQLFKSWMEKGQTQGLGKTYSVGKIAKVDQAKFDVMELHARPELAAQQRMVDDASGEVKIWRIENLELQEVSPSTYGQFYGGDCYLVLYSYMRSSQPQYILYMWLGRHATQDEITACAYQAVNVDNRYNGAPVQVRVTMGKEPRHFLAIFKGKLIIYEGGTGRPGVVNTSTGVRLFQVRGTDEFNTQATEVPPRSSSLNSNDVFILKADNVCYLWYGKGCSGDEREMGKAISDVVSRQDKQIVMEGQEPAQFWVALGGKAPYASDKRFEKETPLYTPRLFECSNQTGRFLMTEVQDFAQEDLDEDDVMLLDTWEEVFLWIGNSANQYETQEASKSAVEYLRTHPAGRDPNTPIITVKQGYEPPTFTGWFSAWDPHKWSGGLSYEEMKQKLRDVGSVSQITVNMNNADLNQKAEGGRGRYSTGGPGNISSPPGNKSSQPTPPSFIPSTTVSASQSSAGNSGTYSPEQLLNKNPNELPAGVDPNRREAYLSDADFESVLGSSRADFQRLPKWRQSDLKKKAGLF, from the exons ATGAGTGACGAAACTCCAGATGTGTTCAAGAGCATCCAGAGAAAACCTGGCCTGCAGATTTGGACCATCAAT AGCATGAAGATGGTTCCTGTCCCAGAGCAAGCCTATGGGAATTTCTTTGAAGGAGATTGCTACATAGTGCTTAAT CAAAACCAGGACCCCGCCCGCTCCACGGACATCCACTACTGGATAGGCAACACGTCTTCCCAGGATGAGCAGGGATCAGCGGCCATCTATGTCACCCAGATGGACTCGTTCCTTGGGGGCAGTCCTGTCCAGCACAGGGAGGTGCAGAGCTGTGAATCTGCCAAGTTCAGGAGTTATTTCAAGAATGGCCTCAT CTACAAGAAGGGCGGGGTGGCATCAGGGTTCCAGCACGTTGAGACCAACGTATACAACATCCGACGGCTGCTGCATGTCAAGGGGACAAAGAATGTCACTGCAACGGAG GTGGAAGTCTCCTGGAACAGCTTTAACAGTGGAGACGTTTTCCTGCTGGACATGGGGAAAATGATCGTGCAGTGGAACGGGCCGCAGAGCAACCGGCAAGAGAAACTCAAG GGTGTACTGCTGGCTCAGGACATCAGAGACCGAGAGCGTGGAGGCCGGGCTCAGATTGGACTGGTGGAAGGTGGCAGTGAAGAAGATGGTCCAGagctgatgaagatgatgagggCTGTACTGGGCCAGAGAGCTGGTCAACTAAGGGATGCCATACCCGACGACCAGCCAGACTTCTATCAGACTGCCCATGTCAGGCTTTACAG CGTCTCGGATGCAAGCGGAAAGCTGGTGGTGCAGGAGGTGGCGACTCAGCCACTGACCAAAGACCTGCTGCAGTCTTCG GACTGCTTCATCGTAGACCAGGGTGGAGCTGCAATATTTGTGTGGAAGGGCAAACATGCAACCAAGGAGGAGAGGCATGCGGCGCTGAGCAACGCAGTA GGCTTTATCAAGGCGAAGAACTACCCCACCACCACAAACGTGGAGGTAATGTGTGAGGGAGCGGAGTCGGCCACATTCAAGCAGCTCTTCAAATCATGGATGGAGAAGGGGCAGACCCAGGGTCTGGGCAAGACCTACTCTGTTGGCAAGATTG CCAAAGTGGACCAGGCGAAATTTGATGTGATGGAGCTTCACGCTCGGCCTGAGCTGGCTGCACAGCAGCGCATGGTGGACGACGCCTCTGGAGAAGTGAAG ATCTGGCGAATTGAGAACCTGGAGCTGCAAGAGGTGTCCCCAAGCACTTATGGGCAGTTCTATGGAGGAGACTGTTACCTGGTGCTCTATTCCTACATGAGATCGAGCCAGCCGCAGTACATCCTCTACATGTGGCTG GGTCGCCATGCCACTCAGGACGAGATCACAGCATGCGCATATCAAGCGGTTAACGTGGACAACCGCTACAACGGAGCGCCTGTACAGGTCAGAGTGACCATGGGCAAGGAACCCCGCCACTTCCTGGCCATCTTCAAGGGCAAACTCATCATATATGAG GGAGGCACAGGTAGACCCGGTGTGGTCAACACTTCCACCGGCGTGAGACTCTTCCAGGTTAGAGGGACAGATGAATTCAACACACAGGCAACAGAAGTTCCCCCAAGATCCTCCTCCCTCAATAGCAACGATGTGTTTATCCTCAAGGCTGACAATGTGTGCTATCTGTGGTACGGCAAG GGATGCAGTGGGGATGAGCGGGAAATGGGAAAAGCCATCTCAGATGTCGTATCTAGGCAGGACAAACAAATTGTGATGGAAGGCCAGGAACCTGCCCAGTTCTGGGTAGCCTTAGGGGGGAAGGCTCCATATGCAAGTGACAAAAG GTTCGAGAAGGAGACGCCGCTCTACACTCCACGTCTGTTTGAGTGCTCCAATCAGACAGGGAGATTCCTGATGACCGAGGTGCAGGACTTTGCCCAGGAGGACCTGGATGAGGATGATGTTATGCTGCTGGACACATGGGAGGAG GTGTTCTTGTGGATTGGCAACTCAGCCAACCAATATGAGACTCAGGAAGCATCTAAAAGTGCGGTGGAGTACCTGAGAACCCACCCGGCAGGACGGGACCCCAACACCCCAATCATCACAGTGAAGCAGGGCTACGAGCCCCCCACCTTCACTGGCTGGTTCAGTGCCTGGGACCCACACAAatggagt GGCGGCCTTTCCTACGAGGAAATGAAGCAAAAACTACGTGATGTGGGCTCAGTTTCTCAGATAACTGTG AACATGAACAATGCCGATCTGAATCAGAAGGCAGAAGGTGGCAGGGGGAGATACAGCACTGGCGGGCCTGGCAATATCAGCTCCCCTCCTGGCAACAAAAGCAGTCAGCCgacccctccctccttcattcCCAGCACGACCGTCTCAGCGTCCCAGAGCAGCGCTGGGAACTCAGGAACGTACAGCCCCGAGCAGCTGCTGAACAAGAACCCCAATGAGCTGCCTGCAGGGGTGGACCCCAACAGGAGAGAG gcCTACTTGTCAGATGCAGATTTTGAGAGCGTCCTGGGATCCTCTAGGGCAGACTTCCAGCGCCTGCCCAAATGGAGGCAGAGCGATCTCAAAAAGAAGGCGGGGCTCTTTTGA